AGAAAGGAAACTGGGCTATACCAAGGCAATGGCCGAACACGAGTTGGAAGTTATTATAGAAAAAGTACCCTATGGAAATGATCCTGCCCAAACAGTTAAACAGCTTGTTAAGTTCCTCAAGCAGAATAAAAGGGTCGATGCAGTTTACTTTGCTACCAATTATCTTACTTTTAGTGGCATAAAGGCGATTAATCAGCTTGGATATCATATCCCTGGTAAAATGGGTATTATTGCATTTGATGATCATCAGGTTTTCGATTTTTACGAGCCCACCATAACCGCAGTCGCCCAGCCTATATCTGAACTTGCGCGGCAATCCATCGGGGTGCTGCTCAGCTTGCTCAACAAGCCTTTAGAGGAGAGGGCTGTCCAAAAAGTAACCGTCCCGGCGCATTTCATTATTAGGGGGTCAACCACCAGATGATTATAAAATACCATAAATATCGTCTGGTAAATTAGAATTATGATATGCCGGTCTTGGTCTGCTACATTCCCTTTTTATGGGCAAATGAGGTAAAATTGTTATTTAACACAGTTTTTCGTATATTTGTGGTCTGGTATTTTTTGCCAGGATCACTTTCTCTGGGGCCGTTCTTGGATTTGACGGGGTGGCGAAAGTTATGTTAGCATGCAGTGCGTTGTTCGGAGAGCACTTAAAGTGAACGATCACATTTTAGTTGGCGAAAATACTTACGCCTTAGCTGCCTAGTTTAGAACTAGCTTAGCTTTTGTCCCTCTAACTGCTGCATTGTTGGGTTAGAATCTGGGGCATCGAAACAACAAAGCTGGCTTTAAGGAGATACGACTTAAAGTGAGATAAAGTATCTAAGGATTTAAATAAGGTCGGTTTTCAGCCCGTTTATTTCCCGAAAATCAACTGAAAAATAAGCATGTAGAAGGTATAATTTATCTCACAACTGGACAAGGGTTCGACTCCCTTCGGCTCCACAGAGTAATCTAATTTCAGAAGGTTACGTAATTAACGTCCAACTACGCCCATATAAGTGTAGTTGGGCGTTTTTTTTTGAAGGCTTTATTACAACCGATCAAATTTTTATTCATTTTCTTTCCAATATCAGGCTGTTTGAAAAAGCGCTCATGATATTTTTATAATGCCTTCAAAAATTTAATCAATTTACAGCAGGATTTTATTTTAAGATTAACATCAAGTTAAATTTTTGCGGCCACATAGGCTGCCATCCACCTAAATCGCTGATACAACGTAGTAATAGATTCTAACTATTCCATTATAGAATTAAATGATTGTGATTAGTTATTTCAATTCTCTAAATTTATAATCATCTGGTTAACCCATAATAACGGATCAGATTTTTACTAACAAATATTATACATAATGGAAAAAGAATCGAATGATATCAGCAAATGCCCGTTTCATAATGGCAGCATGAAGAGTAATGTAGCTGGTGGTGGTACCAGAAATGGCGATTGGTGGCCAAAGCAGTTAAAGTTGAGTATTTTGCGTCAGCATTCTAACTTATCTAACCCAATGGATGGTGAATTCAGTTATGCTGAAGCTTTTAAAAGTTTAGATTTGGCAGCGCTAAAAGCAGACCTTCATGCACTGATGACCGATTCGCAAGATTGGTGGCCTGCAGATTTTGGTCACTACGGAGGCTTATTTATCCGAATGGCATGGCACAGTGCCGGAACCTATAGAGTGGGCGATGGCCGTGGTGGTGCTGGTGCCGGATTACAACGTTTTGCACCCCTTAATAGCTGGCCAGATAACGTGAGCCTCGATAAAGCCCGCAGATTACTTTGGCCAATTAAACAAAAATACGGACGCAAAATTTCGTGGGCAGATTTAATGATCCTAACAGGTAATATTGCCTTAGAATCCATGGGTTTTAAAACCTTTGGTTTTGCCGGTGGACGTGAAGATGTTTGGGAAGCTGACGAATCTGTATATTGGGGTTCGGAAACGACCTGGTTGGGTGGCGATCTTCGTTATGGACACGGCTCTGAAGGAGCAGAAAAAGCGCATGGGGTGGTGGTTACAGACGATGATGCAGATGGAGACGTACATTCGCGTAATTTAGAAAAACCACTTGCAGCAGTGCAGATGGGATTAATATATGTAAACCCAGAGGGACCAGATGGAAACCCAGACCCAATTCTTGCCGCAAAAGATATCCGCGATACTTTTGGTCGCATGGCGATGGATGATGAAGAAACGGTAGCATTAATTGCCGGTGGACATACCTTTGGCAAAACCCACGGTGCTGCTTCAGCAGACCATGTAGGCAAAGAGCCTGAAGCTGCTGGTATAGAAAGCCAGGGTTTAGGATGGAACAACAGTTATGGTTCTGGTAAAGGTGCTGATGCGATTACCAGTGGATTAGAAGTAATCTGGACCACCACACCGACGCAATGGAGCAATAATTTTTTCGAAAACCTTTTTGGATTTGAATGGGAATTATCGAAAAGTCCTGCCGGCGCACATCAGTGGAAAGCAGTCAATGCAGAAGCTATTATTCCTGATGCATTTGATGGATCAAAAAAACACCTGCCAACCATGCTAACCACCGATCTTTCTTTAAGATTCGATCCGGCGTATGAAAAAATATCAAGACGTTTCTTAGAAAACCCTGATCAGTTTGCTGATGCGTTTGCAAGAGCATGGTTTAAACTAACCCATCGCGATATGGGACCTGTAGCGCGTTACCTGGGGCCAGATGTACCACAGGAAGAATTGCTTTGGCAAGATCCGATACCCGCGGTTAATCATGTATTAATCAACGAAAGTGATGTTGCCGCATTAAAGGCAAAAGTATTGGCTTCAGGATTGAGTGTATCCGAACTGGTTTCTACCGCTTGGGCTTCTGCCTCTACTTTCCGTGGTTCCGATAAACGTGGGGGTGCCAATGGTGCACGGATCCGTTTGGCTCCGCAAAAAGACTGGGCGGTTAACAATCCTCCACAATTGCAAAAAGTATTGGGCGTATTAGAAGGAATCCAAAAAGAATTTAATGGTGCACAAGCTGAAGGCAAAAAAGTTTCACTGGCCGATTTAATTGTATTGGCAGGTGCTGCTGCGGTAGAAAAAGCGGCTGCTGCTGCTGGCCATTCAGTTACAGTGCCTTTTGCACCAGGTCGGATGGATGCCTCACAAGAGCAAACCGATGTAGAATCTTTTGGTTATTTAGAGCCACTTGCAGACGGCTTCCGTAATTACCGTAAATCTAAATCTACAGTTCCTACAGAAGAATTCCTGATCGATAAAGCCCAGTTGCTTACTTTAACTGCACCCGAATTAACGGTGTTGGTAGGTGGTTTACGTGCACTGGATACCAATTTCGACGGTTCTAAAAACGGGATCTTGACTACAAAACCGGGTCAGCTTACCAATGATTTTTTCATTAATTTATTAGATATGGAAACGGCATGGAAAGCCGTTGCTGAAGATAAAGAACTATATATTGGAAGCAGCCGCTCAACTGGTCAGCCAAAATGGACAGCAACCCGTGCCGATCTTGTTTTCGGTTCCAATTCAGAATTAAGGGCAATTGCAGAGGTGTACGCAAGTTCTGATGCGCAAGGTAAATTTGTAAAAGACTTTGTGGCCGCCTGGAATAAAATAATGAATGCAGATCGTTTTGATTTAAATTAATCAGAAATAGAACACAACATTTAAAGGCACCGGAAATTTCGGTGCCTTTTTGTTACCGATGTTTTCGGCATGGTACGATACAGATTTCGCTTTACAGTTTTTTAAGGGTAATTCAGTACAAGACACTGTATTCTTTTTAGAAAATGGCCTGTTTTTTACCTTGAACGCGATTGAGAATGGTAGTTAAGCGGCATTTATTTTTTCTGAAATAACCTAAATAAAAAAATATTGAAAGATTTTTTTATTTGTTAAAACAATTCTCAAACTTATTTGTCTTTTAGTTTCATTAGTTTGTTTGGTTTGGTCTTATTGGTGGATGCGAATAAGACAAAATAATTGGCCTCATAGAAATATGGGCTTTCTCGTTTTTATAGGCAATAGTCCGCCATGCAACATTGATAATATCTGTACTGATCAATATTATCTATAGGAAAGCCTGATGAGCTTTTTTTTGAAAAAAACTAAATTTTTTTATCTAATTATTAAAAATAGACTTAAATAGGTGAGGCATAATGAATTTGGGGCAAGCCATTTCCTGATTTACATAGAGCATTTATTCAAAAAAATTAGCACCTGTAAAAGTAATCATACTGTAATCGGATTTATACGATAACGTATTTCTAATTATCAAAATAATATTCTTGATTTTGTGATAAAATATTTAATATTGAATTGATAAATCGATTTATCAACAACCGAATATGATGATGAGCTTAGGTATATTTATGTCCTATGGGATAATGTATGTCTGTGTAGTTTATTTGTGTGTAGTTTTTAACCCGTTTAAAAATGCGATCTCCCAGCACACAATTGCTTTTAACTCGAAGCCCTTCTGATTAAAAATGATTATTTGCCTTCGATTGTTTTTTATTGAACAATTGATAAAACGTTTTAGCTGTTAGCGGCTGAATTATATATTATTAACTAACCATTTCTAAACCTAAAACCGATGAAAATCAATCTATTAAAGATTTCAGGGCTTTCTGTGCTTTTTTTGCTCAACAGCCCTGCTTTTTCGATGAATCTGGTTGCTGAAAAATCCGAGGGGTTTTCCGAGCTAAATATGCCTTTAGTGCATATTCAAAACCGAAAAGTAATTACAGGAACCGTATTAGACGAAAAAAACATGCCAATTCCAGGCGTTGGCATCAAAAACATTTCTTCAGGTAAAACTGCTGTAACTGATGAAACTGGTAAGTTCAGTATCGAGGCGAACCCGAATGATGTGATCCGCTTTTCGTATGTGGGCTATCAAAATAAAGATATTACAGTAGGCAACGAAGCTAACGTAAGCGTTAAAATGATACCTGCCGAAGCCAATAAGTTAGACGAAGTAGTGGTAATTGGTTATGGATCAGTGAAAAAGACAGATCTTACCGGCTCCGTTGGTGTGGTAAAAGCCAGCGAACTTCAGGAACGTCCGTCTTCATCGCTAAATCAGGCATTAGCTGGCCGTATTTCTGGTGTACAGGTAAATACCAACTCGGGTAGGCCTGGTGGGCAGACAAACATCAAAATCAGGGGTTTTAGTTCCATCAACACGAGTAACAATCCACTTTATGTGGTAGATGGGGTGGCTTTGCCAGTAGGATCTCAAACACAGAACAGTAACGCCATCGATTACATTAATCCAAGCGATATCGCTTCGGTAGAGGTATTAAAGGATGCATCTTCTACAGCCATATATGGTGCAAGAGGTGCAAATGGTGTAATTTTAATCACTACTAAAAAAGGAACAGCAAATGCTCAACGCATTACTTATGACGCAGATTTTGGTGTAAATACGCTGGCCGCCCACCATGTTAAGATGCTTGATGCCTTTGAGTATGTTAAAGTGCAGGATCTGGCTTACGATAACATCAAGGTGTACGATCCGGTAGGTTGGGCCGCAGGTAACTATGCTTCAACCCCTGTTCCTAAAGCAGCAAGGATCGCTTTGCCTCAATTTTTCGATAGCAATGGAAACCCATTATATAACACCGATTGGTTGAAAGAATCTACACAGAACAAACTTTCGCAAAATCACCAGCTGGGTTTTACAGGTGGAAACGAAAATAGCACTTATGGTGTTTTTGCGGGTTATCGCGACGACGAGGGTCTTTTGCTAAACTCTTATCTAAAACGTTATTCGGGCAGATTTAATTTCGACAGCAAAATTAAACCATGGTTAAAGGTAGGCGGTAATTTGAGTTATAATAACCAGAACGAAAACATTGTTGATCAGGGAACAGGCGGCTTAAATTCAGTCCGTATGATTACCGAAGCATTCCCTTTTCTGCCCATTAAACTGGCAGATGGCAAGTGGGGCGACAATAAACTGATTCCATGGGCAGAAGGAGGCTCCAATCCGGTGCATATCTTAACTGATCAAAAATATGGAATGGTTACCCAAACGGCTTTAGGAAGTATTTATTCTACCATTAGCTTTAGTAAAGATTTAGAATTCCGCACCCAGTTAGGGGCCAATATTGTGAGCCGCAACATTAACGAGTACAACGCCAAACAATTGTACGGTATTTCTGACGGGCAGAATGGAACAGCCAATGTAACCAATGATAAGGAAACCTTTTGGTCATTAGAAAACTATTTAACCTATAACAAACGTTTTGCAGAATCGCATGCCATTAATGCTTTATTGGGTATCTCTTGGCAGGCCACCAATTTCTTTAGCAATACCAGCCATGCCGAGAATTTTGTAACCGATTTTTACGGAAACAATAATATGGGCTCCGGAAGTAAATCGATTACGGTGGGCTCTAGTCGCAACAGATCAGCTTTTAACTCTTATTTTGGAAGGTTAAACTATGCCTTTAAAGATAAATACCTGGTTACTTTTACAGGTAGGGTAGACGGATCATCCAAATTCGGTGAGAACCATAAATTTGCATTTTTCCCTTCGGCAGCACTGGCCTGGAAAGCCTCAGATGAAGATTTCCTTAAAGGCAACAAAACCATCTCTAACTTAAAACTAAGAACCAGTTATGGTTTAAGTGGTAATTCAGAACTTCCTGCCTATCAGTCGTTAGCTACATTGGTTAATAACTCAGCTATTATCAATGATAGTAAGGTAACCGGTATTGGTATCGGCCGTTTGGCCAATCCAGATCTGGTTTGGGAAAAAACAGCACAGGTTGATGCGGGTTTAGAATTGGGTTTATTTAACAACCGAATTAATTTAGAGGCCGACCTTTATTATCGAAAAACAACCGATATGTTACTGGATGCCCCGGTGCCACGTACCACAGGATATGCGGTGATCAGAAAAAATATAGGGTCTATGCAGAACAAAGGTTTAGATTTAGGCATCAATACGGTGAACGTACAAACCGACGATTTTACTTGGAAAACCAGCTTTAATATCTCTCTTAACCGAAATAAGGTGCTTTCTTTGGCAACGCCTGATGATATTTTTGGTGTGGGTAATCCAAATTTCACCAATCAAACAGGTATTATCAGAGTTGGTGAGCCTGTAGGGTCATTCTGGGGCCTGGTGCGTTTAGGCACCTGGAGCGAGGCCGAAAGAGCAGAAGCAGCTAAATATGTAAGTTATCGCGGTGGTAAAACTTTGCTTCCGGGCGATATCAAATATTTAGATGTAAACGGCGACCACGCCATTACAGATGCCGACCGCCAGATTATTGGTAACGGAACACCGAAAGGTTGGGGATCGTTTGGTAACTCATTCCGATATAAAAACTTAGAGCTGATTGTAGAACTTCAATATTCTTATGGTAACGATGTATTGAATATGACCCATCACTCGGGAGAAGACAGACAGGTACAGGCCAATAGTTTCGCCAGTGTATTAAATGCCTGGACTCCCCAGAACCAAAATACGCCGATTGCTGCAATCAGGGATCAGTCTGCCGGTTATGTAACCAACGTAGATACCCACTGGTTAGAAGACGGTTCTTTCATCCGTGGAAAAAACCTTTTACTGGGCTATACTTTTGATAAAACACTTGTCGAAAAATTGCGCTTGAGCAAACTCCGTGTTTATGCATCTGTTCAGAATTTCTTCCTGGCCACCAAGTATACCGGTAACGACCCTGAGGTAACTACTTATGGAAATGCATTTGCACAGGGGCAAACATTTTTCGATTATCCAAAGCCTACTACTTTCATGGTGGGTTTAAACATTGGATTATAAACATTAACTAAAGAAAGGATATCAAAATGAAAATAAACATAAAAAATATCGCTGCTTTGTTGTTGCTAAGCGGTGCTATAATCGGGAATTCGGGATGTAAGAAGTTTTTAGATGAAACAGATCCCACCAATCTTTCACCCAATAGTTTTTATACTTTACCAGAGCATGCAGAAGCAGGTATTGCTGCTGTTTATGCAGAGATCAGGTTTATTGGAAACGGTGCTGGTATTTATTCCAACAACTGGCAGATGTTTGATGCCCCAACTGGGATACAATCTACCGAAACAGCACAAAACTCCGATCTGAACAATTTGTATGCACTAATTTATGATGGAACAAACCTTCATGTTAACCAAACCTGGAACGGATTTTATAAAGTAATTGCGCAAACCAACCTGGTATTGGATAAAGTTCCAAGCATTAACCCGATGGACAATGCACAGAAAAAAAGAATTTTAGGAGAGGCTGCTTTCATTAGGGCCTGGGCCTATTTTTACCTGGTACGTTTGTGGGGCGATGTACCTTTGATTACAAAACCGATTACCAGCCCAAATGATCCCAATTTTTCTCCTTCCCGTACACCACAAGAACAGGTTTACAAACAGATTGTTGACGATCTGGTTGCTGCAGAAGCAGCGGGTTTGCCTTTTATGGATGCAAGCGGACGTATTTCTACAGCGGCAATTAAAACTGAACTGGCAAAAGTATATTTAACCATGGCCGGACAACCCCTTAACAAAGGAGCAGCTTATTATAAACTAGCTGCAGATAAGGCCAAAGAGGTAATCGATTATTCAACCGGGAATCCTACATCGCTTGGCTTATTTTCAAGTTACGGCGCCCTGCACGATGCAAAGAACGATAATAAAATGGAGCATTTATTCGGAATCCAGTACAATGATGCTGCCGGATCTGGTAACCCTTTGCAGTCATCGTACCTGCCATTGCACCAGCCTTTGGTTTCTAAAATTGATGGAATTGGAACTTCTATCCCAACTGCAAGTTTTTATGGTTCTTACGAAGCAGGAGATTTAAGAGCTAAAAACAGAGAAGGTTATTTCTTTACAGACTATTATACCGATGGATTTAAAATGCCGTTGATTAACCGTGGCAAGCCTTATGTTTTCAAACACTTCGATGTGGTTGCCAATGGAACGTTAGGGGTAGAAGGTACCAGCAGGAGTGATCTGAATATCCCACAGATCCGTTATGTAGAAACCTTATTAATTTATGCCGAAGCACAGAACAGGGCCGATGGAAGCCCGAATATTGCTGCCTATGCTGCGGTAAATGCAGTGCGAAAAAGGGCTCAATTGGCTGATCTTGCAGGCCTAAGCCAAACACAGTTTGAAGAAGCCGTATGGAGGGAACGCTGGCATGAGCTGTGTTACGAGGGCATTATCTGGTTCGATATGGTGAGGTTGCGTAAAGTGTACAACGAAAGTACCAATGGTTTTGATAATTTTGTTGGCCACGTTAATAAAAGTGTAAACCAGCCTTTGCAAACCAAACATTTATTGTTCCCCGTTCCTACTTCAGAAATCAAAAATAACCCTAATCTGACTCCAAATCCAGGTTATTAACAACAACATTTCTAGTGGTTGGTATCACACCAACGATAAAAAAACGGATGCCCGATATGAGGTATCCGTTTTTTATCATCGTTTCGGCTGAAGCACAACTGAATAGAGATCCTTCGATGTCGCTCGGGAGCATACTAATGCAAAACGAGGTGTCGGGCTTGCTAAAAGAGGTTTATTGGCAATTTTATAGCCTTTAACTATTGTATAGGCAGATTTTACGGTAACTCGTAAATTGAGCTTAAAAAAATAAAAAGCACAAAATGGCTTTTTTAATTTATTAGGCTTATTTTTGCAGCAAATTATAGAACCATACAGGAGATTAATTAAAGCCTGTGAACCTCGATAATCATTAGAAGAACTCATATTTTATCAATGACAAACGACAAAAAAGAAATATTCGAAAGCGTAGCACAACGTTTAAAAATTGAAGGTTTTAATGTAGTAAACCGCGATGAAACCCGCCCTTGGGGTGGTTTCTTTGTGATAGATGAGTCGCAGGCGCAACAATTTGCCGATACTTATTTTGATGGATTAAATGTTGAAGACCTTAAAATTGGCGGTAAATTAAGCCCGAAAATTTTAATCGTTGCGCCCAATACACGTCTTTCGTGGCAATATCACCACCGCAGAGCTGAAATCTGGCAAGTGGTTACTGGTACCGTTGGTATCAAAACCAGCCAAACTGATGAAGAAGGAGAAGTAAAAAAATACGCGCCGAAAGATCAGATCAAATTGCAACAAGGCGAACGCCACCGTTTAATTGGTTTAGAAGACTGGGGCGTTGTAGCGGAAATATGGCAACATACCGATGCTTCAAACCCATCAGATGAAAGCGATATCGTACGTGTTCAAGACGATTTCGGTAGATAATAAAATAATTGAAAAATGGAATCCTGTTCTATACATTGGAACAGGATTCTTTTTATCTGAACGTTTAAGCCGGAGTAGTTTTTTACACCTTAAAACTAAACGCTTTCAAAATACGTTTATATATAGCATACACACCCATACATGATCATCCTCATTTTTTTTCTTTGCCATTGGTTTTTATCCCTCTTTAGCCAAACCTTTTTCCTTCACCGTTACTCTTCACACAAGATGTTTAAAATGGAGCTTTTTTGGGAGCGGTTTTTCTACCTGATATTGCTGATCTCGCAAGGTTCATCATTTTTAAACCCGAGGGCTTATGCCATTTTGCACCGGATGCACCATGCTTATAGTGACACAGAGAAAGATCCGCACTCACCGCATTTTTTTAAGGATGTTTTTGGGATGATGATTGCAACAAAGAACATGTACATGAATTATCTGCAATTTAAAATACAGCCAGAACCAGCTTTTCAGGGGAATTACCCCGAATGGCCGATTGTTGATAAGATTGGAAATTCATGGGCTTGGAGAATTGCATGCGGGCTGTTTTATATTGGCTTTTATGTTGCTTTTGCCAACCACTGGTGGATGTTTTTATTGTTACCAATTCACTTTTTAATGGGACCTTTACATGGAGCAATTGTAAACTGGTGTGGTCATAAATATGGCTATTCTAACCATGATAATGATGATCATAGCAAAAACTCATTGCCTT
The nucleotide sequence above comes from Pedobacter riviphilus. Encoded proteins:
- a CDS encoding acyl-CoA desaturase; translated protein: MIILIFFLCHWFLSLFSQTFFLHRYSSHKMFKMELFWERFFYLILLISQGSSFLNPRAYAILHRMHHAYSDTEKDPHSPHFFKDVFGMMIATKNMYMNYLQFKIQPEPAFQGNYPEWPIVDKIGNSWAWRIACGLFYIGFYVAFANHWWMFLLLPIHFLMGPLHGAIVNWCGHKYGYSNHDNDDHSKNSLPWDFLLMGELFQNNHHKKPNSPNFATKWWEFDPTYPVMKVLHWMRIIKIRKV
- a CDS encoding RagB/SusD family nutrient uptake outer membrane protein — translated: MKINIKNIAALLLLSGAIIGNSGCKKFLDETDPTNLSPNSFYTLPEHAEAGIAAVYAEIRFIGNGAGIYSNNWQMFDAPTGIQSTETAQNSDLNNLYALIYDGTNLHVNQTWNGFYKVIAQTNLVLDKVPSINPMDNAQKKRILGEAAFIRAWAYFYLVRLWGDVPLITKPITSPNDPNFSPSRTPQEQVYKQIVDDLVAAEAAGLPFMDASGRISTAAIKTELAKVYLTMAGQPLNKGAAYYKLAADKAKEVIDYSTGNPTSLGLFSSYGALHDAKNDNKMEHLFGIQYNDAAGSGNPLQSSYLPLHQPLVSKIDGIGTSIPTASFYGSYEAGDLRAKNREGYFFTDYYTDGFKMPLINRGKPYVFKHFDVVANGTLGVEGTSRSDLNIPQIRYVETLLIYAEAQNRADGSPNIAAYAAVNAVRKRAQLADLAGLSQTQFEEAVWRERWHELCYEGIIWFDMVRLRKVYNESTNGFDNFVGHVNKSVNQPLQTKHLLFPVPTSEIKNNPNLTPNPGY
- a CDS encoding SusC/RagA family TonB-linked outer membrane protein, coding for MKINLLKISGLSVLFLLNSPAFSMNLVAEKSEGFSELNMPLVHIQNRKVITGTVLDEKNMPIPGVGIKNISSGKTAVTDETGKFSIEANPNDVIRFSYVGYQNKDITVGNEANVSVKMIPAEANKLDEVVVIGYGSVKKTDLTGSVGVVKASELQERPSSSLNQALAGRISGVQVNTNSGRPGGQTNIKIRGFSSINTSNNPLYVVDGVALPVGSQTQNSNAIDYINPSDIASVEVLKDASSTAIYGARGANGVILITTKKGTANAQRITYDADFGVNTLAAHHVKMLDAFEYVKVQDLAYDNIKVYDPVGWAAGNYASTPVPKAARIALPQFFDSNGNPLYNTDWLKESTQNKLSQNHQLGFTGGNENSTYGVFAGYRDDEGLLLNSYLKRYSGRFNFDSKIKPWLKVGGNLSYNNQNENIVDQGTGGLNSVRMITEAFPFLPIKLADGKWGDNKLIPWAEGGSNPVHILTDQKYGMVTQTALGSIYSTISFSKDLEFRTQLGANIVSRNINEYNAKQLYGISDGQNGTANVTNDKETFWSLENYLTYNKRFAESHAINALLGISWQATNFFSNTSHAENFVTDFYGNNNMGSGSKSITVGSSRNRSAFNSYFGRLNYAFKDKYLVTFTGRVDGSSKFGENHKFAFFPSAALAWKASDEDFLKGNKTISNLKLRTSYGLSGNSELPAYQSLATLVNNSAIINDSKVTGIGIGRLANPDLVWEKTAQVDAGLELGLFNNRINLEADLYYRKTTDMLLDAPVPRTTGYAVIRKNIGSMQNKGLDLGINTVNVQTDDFTWKTSFNISLNRNKVLSLATPDDIFGVGNPNFTNQTGIIRVGEPVGSFWGLVRLGTWSEAERAEAAKYVSYRGGKTLLPGDIKYLDVNGDHAITDADRQIIGNGTPKGWGSFGNSFRYKNLELIVELQYSYGNDVLNMTHHSGEDRQVQANSFASVLNAWTPQNQNTPIAAIRDQSAGYVTNVDTHWLEDGSFIRGKNLLLGYTFDKTLVEKLRLSKLRVYASVQNFFLATKYTGNDPEVTTYGNAFAQGQTFFDYPKPTTFMVGLNIGL
- the katG gene encoding catalase/peroxidase HPI → MEKESNDISKCPFHNGSMKSNVAGGGTRNGDWWPKQLKLSILRQHSNLSNPMDGEFSYAEAFKSLDLAALKADLHALMTDSQDWWPADFGHYGGLFIRMAWHSAGTYRVGDGRGGAGAGLQRFAPLNSWPDNVSLDKARRLLWPIKQKYGRKISWADLMILTGNIALESMGFKTFGFAGGREDVWEADESVYWGSETTWLGGDLRYGHGSEGAEKAHGVVVTDDDADGDVHSRNLEKPLAAVQMGLIYVNPEGPDGNPDPILAAKDIRDTFGRMAMDDEETVALIAGGHTFGKTHGAASADHVGKEPEAAGIESQGLGWNNSYGSGKGADAITSGLEVIWTTTPTQWSNNFFENLFGFEWELSKSPAGAHQWKAVNAEAIIPDAFDGSKKHLPTMLTTDLSLRFDPAYEKISRRFLENPDQFADAFARAWFKLTHRDMGPVARYLGPDVPQEELLWQDPIPAVNHVLINESDVAALKAKVLASGLSVSELVSTAWASASTFRGSDKRGGANGARIRLAPQKDWAVNNPPQLQKVLGVLEGIQKEFNGAQAEGKKVSLADLIVLAGAAAVEKAAAAAGHSVTVPFAPGRMDASQEQTDVESFGYLEPLADGFRNYRKSKSTVPTEEFLIDKAQLLTLTAPELTVLVGGLRALDTNFDGSKNGILTTKPGQLTNDFFINLLDMETAWKAVAEDKELYIGSSRSTGQPKWTATRADLVFGSNSELRAIAEVYASSDAQGKFVKDFVAAWNKIMNADRFDLN
- a CDS encoding cupin domain-containing protein, which gives rise to MTNDKKEIFESVAQRLKIEGFNVVNRDETRPWGGFFVIDESQAQQFADTYFDGLNVEDLKIGGKLSPKILIVAPNTRLSWQYHHRRAEIWQVVTGTVGIKTSQTDEEGEVKKYAPKDQIKLQQGERHRLIGLEDWGVVAEIWQHTDASNPSDESDIVRVQDDFGR